ATCAGGTTCTCGGGTGACCAGACGCTCATGGGTGTTTTCCATGGTACTACGGGTTTGATGTCGTTTTGTGAGGGTGGTGTGGTGGATGCGCGTCGAAGAGGGGTAATGCGCCGGAGACATTGGTAGTTTGCTTGCGGTCGTGCTCTTAGTAAGGCGGAGGAGAGCCGTGGGGGAGGCATTGTGTGGTTGTGCAATTGCTGATTCGGTGGGTAGAGATGGGCGGGTTGGTAGCAGGTGAGGGTTGCTGGAGGTGTTTGCTTGGTTTGCATCCTACGCTAGTGGCATGGTTCGGTGGGACTGGGGCCGATGGCTTTGCTTTCATCTTCAACGCCACATCTGAGGTAGGAGCGGTGATGTCATGATGTATATGGGTAGTTGGTAGAGAATACCTGCAGCATGCCTTCTGGTCGATATTCAATGGATTTTCGTGTGAGAGTATGTTACCATGCGAATCTGGAAGCGACCGAATTCAATGATGCATCATCCTGAAGTAGGTCATAATACTCGGTTTATTTCTTCTTGAGGATGTCTTGAAATTGATAGGTTCCTTGTTTTTGGTTTCATCTATTTTCTCGAAAGATTCCTGGGTCGTAGACCTTACACTACTTCTCGAGGCGAACGCTTCGGTCTTGCGACATCCAGATCAACATAGTCAGGATATGCCTCGTCTCTTTCACTATCTACTGCATTCTTAAGCTGCTATCACGCCCTTATCATATTTTAAAAGGTCTGCTAGTAGATTTCATCGCTCACTCCCTCACCACTTCTCTCACCTCATTCTACGCCAGCAAAGGGCCTAGTCAAACTATTGTAAGTCAAGGATCACAGATGCCTCGTTTGTATGAAGATGTGAGGATGGTGATATCTTACTGAAATTGGTCGAATTCACCGTGACTTCCTCTTGTAATGTCACTTACATGGCAGTCCGTTGCTAGCGGCAACGCCAAGCATCGCTCTTCCTACCTCAATCATTTGCACAAACAGCAACTGCAAACTGCTTCGATTCGTCTTAAAAACATCTCACTTGCTGTCTATCACCACAACGCCCATGATGCCGGCATTTGCTATGCGCAAGGGGCCTGCTGTATCGCTGATCCAGGATCAGGACATCGTACTCACAACCGAGCCAGCGCTTGTAAGTAGCCCGGAAGCTAAATCTAGTCATACGCTAACCTATCTCACAGTCCGACCTTACTGTAACCATCATAGGTCCCGCTGAAGAAGATGGTGCAAAGCATATTACCGACATACTGGTTGCCTCTGACGCTTGCAAGAAGCAGTCTCCGTACCTCAACACTTTGATCGGTAAGGAGCCAAACCATACCGAGCTGACCTTTGGAGGCGAAGCCAaagatgagggcgaggataAGGAAGGCACCCTCGTCTGGCTTGCTCATCTTCACGACCTCCCTGAGCAGCGCTTACGCGACTTGGGTCTCTTCGAGATCTCGCTCATAGGAGTCTGGCACGCCATCTCAATGTGGAGCACTCGTCAAGATGGCAAGGTCAAAGAGAAACTGGGAGGCTGGTTCAACATCTGGTACGACAAAAACATGGCTAAAGCCGATTTGACTGTCCCGATTGCCCAAGCTCTCGCGTACCCGTGCTATATCTTCGACCACGCCGCTGGCTACGCGCGCGTTACTAAGTACCTTGCATACGAGCATGTCGGTCACATCAAGGAACGCCCACCTAAGGGTTTCAAGGGTCCCAAACAGCTGCACATCAACGAGAAGATGTTCGTCGGTGAGGAGCGCTAATGCTGTGTCTTCCATTTTAGTTAGCAGCGACTGACAAGGACCAGGTCCCCTGAATCGTGCTCGTGGTGGTCTTCGCAACACCTTACACAAATCTCTGTACTCCCGCGTTGGCCACATTCTACGTTCGGGAACCTCTTCGTGCTCATGCTGGGATGCCGCTATCGGTCGTTACCAGTATGCCCTTACTAAGTGCAATGCTTGGCCCGTCGACGATGTCCTCAACTACTCCAGCATCAACCAGGTCGTCGGCCGCCTCAAGGCGTTTGACTATGACTACACGCCAAAATGTGCCCGATGCCGCAGCATCGACTGGGAGACTATTGTGCTCAAAGCGCGGACTAATACACTCGGATATTTCAACGGCATGTGCCTCGATTGCATGGATCGTAGCAAGCCTCGCGGTGAAACTCTCGACAACGAATACGAGGACCACAACAAGTCTGTCGATGGCCGTTGGGATACGAAGTGCCGCATCAAGCACGGCCAGCCTACGTGGTACATCTCCTGGCTTGGACGTCCCGACATCCGCGAGAAGATTCTCCGGGGCCCTGACGGATACCGGGTGCCTGACGATCAGTGAGAGGCGAGCAAACGTACAGGGCTGGCGATACTCACGGCACGACATGCAGAGTAGGCTTGAGTTAGGGCATTAGGCACGAAAATGTAAAGTAGCCAACACATGAAACACAATGCAAGACAGATATCTTCATGTTCAGATGATTCATTAAATGAGGCTAAACGCTCAGACCGCCGGGTATCTTCAAACATATCGTACACTCATGCCAGCGCAAACAACGCTTAATCATACAGTATTCTCTCCTATCCCATCTCGCGTTTTCTAGTAGTGGTGGCGAGCATTACGGCCGTCGGTGCCATGCATGCGTCGTGTACCAGCAGCCTAGACATGATTAGCAAAGTACTTTTCAAACATTAGCAAAAACTGCTTACCTTGAGACCAGGCCTGCGGGTCAAGGAACCACGAAGCTTCATCATCATTCCGCTAACCTTGTCACCCATGGTGGCATGGCGCTTGTGGTGGTGGACGGGCGCTGCGTGAGCACCACCTGTTGTGCGAGTCGTCTTAGTGGTGGTCGTAGTGGTAGTAGTGGTACCAGGTGTGCGTCTAGTAGTTGTCCGGCGTGCCTTCCCTCCCAAGAGACGGGACTTGAGGCTTGGGCGAGCAGTGCGCGGTGAGGTGCGTGTAGCACGGGTGGTAGTGTGGGGACCGGCACGACGTGCGAGAGGCATGATTGATGGGTTGAGTTGAGTTTTATGTATGTGGATTGAGATTGGTGTATAGATTGGAGAGTTGAGACAATGTATTTTGTAGTGGAAGTTGTGTGTGTTGATGTGATGATGAATTCCAAACAACCCTTCAACCATCCCACTCTTATACTTCCATATCCTTCCCTCCACCCTTCTGCCCAGTTAGCTGGAAAACAAGTTCTTTGCACTCTGTCCCAGCAATCTGCTCCGGGTTTGGGTGCGATCGCCATTCATCTCACGTCATGCAGGGACCCGTCAAGCCTGCGTCCCTTGTCGCGACTCGTGGCGCATGACGTTGGTCCCCATTATCTCTTCGCCTGTTTTCTCGGCTTTGCGATGTGGCTTGCGCAATTCATCTGCGGATTGAAGGCTGCGATGGCCGTTGAAGCTTGCTAGGGTCTTGGGCATCGTAGCAGTAGCGCTGGTGCGGTCATAGCGCCATTTTGGCGTCCGGACTGGACCCTGATTTGGGTGGGAGGAGAGGAGCAGGGGGCTACGTCATTTTCTTGAAATAGCGTCGTGAacgtcatcgtcatcgttAAGGTTTGCGAGATTGAGGGCTGGAAGGTGAGGGTGTGTTGGATATGGAAAAGAATACGAGATGATGTAGTTATGTCTTAATTCTTGAGTATGGCCAGTTTGACGAGGAGTTGCTTGGCTGAGGTGAATGTGATGACGACCGTGATGGATGTCGGTGGGGCTATCTAGGATGTTCTCCCCAACTATACCTACCCATACCTATCGTGCCCATAAACGATGCGACTCCAGGGCTAGATGCTACTGAAAACCGTCTGATGGTCCAAACGGCAACGGGTAGGGCTGAGACGGAATTTGACGTTCCCACCAGTTCGCCGGACTGACGGCACACCATCGTCGATGGTACAGCCCTTAGTACCTCTTTATCATGTTCCGCCGAGCTTTACGAAAACATTGCTCCACATTTACACATGAGCGCGTCGTGACGGTGACAGCTTCGTGATGTCACAAGAAATCATGAAAGTCGATAAAAGTGATACTTTGATCTGCAAGCACCACAACGCGTATTCTCACGTCTCTAGCAAATCAACTAGGCTTTGTTAATTACTTCTAATTCAATCTGAGATACCCAGGAGAAACATCATGTCTTCTGAAAAAGGACAGTTCGAGCAGGGTGAGTACGCACGATAGCCGTCATGCCTTCAGCATCATTAATACCGTTTTCCAGGCCACCAGCCCGATGTTCAGCATCAAGAAGTACCCGGACTCCAGTCCAAGCTCGACCCTTTGCCCAAAGTCGATGAGCTTCCCACACCAGAGGGCGGCGCCGAGAAGTACAAGGCTGCTGGTAAGCTCAATGGCAAGCGCGCCATCATCACCGGCGGAGACTCTGGCATTGGACGCTCCATCGCTGTTCTCTTCGCCATGGAGGGAGCCGATAGCTTCATCGCATACCTCCCCGAAGAAGAGAAGGACGCACAAGACACCAAGAagatggtagaggagaagGGCCAAAAGTGCTACACACTCGCCGTGGACCTGAAGGCAAAGGAGAACTGCAAGAAGGTCATCGACGAGGCTGTCAAGCAAATGGGTGGCATTGACATCCTGGTCAACAACCACGCTTACCAGATGATGATCAACGATATCCACGACCTCTCAGAGTACGTACTGCCTTCCCCATTCGAACAACAACAGATGGCTAACAACATACAGAGATCAGTGGCTCCACACCTTCGACACAAACATCCACCCCTTCTTTTACCTCTCAAAGTACGCCCTTCCACACATGAAGCGCGGTGCCACAATCATCAACAACGCCTCCATCAACGCCTACATTGGCCGTCCCGACCTCCTCGACTACACATCTACAAAGGGCGCCATCATCTCCTTCACTCGCGGTCTGTCAAATCAGTATGTCGGACGCGGCATTCGTGTCAACGCCGTTGCCCCTGGCCCCGTCTGGACACCGCTGATCCCTGCGACCATGAACGACGACGCTATCAAGCAGTTCACTGCGCCCATCGGCCGACCGTCGCAGCCTAGTGAGATTGCTACTTGCTTCGTCTTCTTGGCTAGCAATGATAGCAGCTCCATTAGTGGTCAGACTATTCATGCCAACGGTGGCACTATTGTCAACGGTTAAGTGGTTAGTCTTGAGCGCGGGAGAAAGGGTGTAATGTGTATAATGATTTCACGATTAGCTCTTACATGAAAAATAAAAGGATCATGACATTGTAAATTTTGTGTCACCGATTGCAGTGATATTTCTGGGAAGACGGATACTCGACGCGATAGCTTCGCAGGGTTTACGTAGAGCTTTCATCATTCGGGGTTCGTGCAACCGTAGTGCCCTTTTGCGAACGCATAACCCCCCCGTGAAACGATCAGGTTTGAGACAGTTGGTAAGTTCATAACTCATATCAAATATACAAAAATGACCATAGAAGACATACTACCATTCAACCTCTACGACTACCGCACAGCACCTTCCTTACCTGCCGCCGGCCCCTccttcatcttcttcataATATTACTCAATTTACCACCTCCACTCTTACCCTCAATCTGCGAACCAGAGACAGGTGGACCCTGATACGCCGTCTTGCCCGGTGAGCCTGAGCTTCCCTGCGGAAGCCCAGCTGTGGACCCTTGTGTGTGTTGGGGTATTGTGGGCGGCTGGTTCGCTGCTTGCTGCGTGTTTGCGTATTGACGGGCTCTTGCAGCCTCGATTTCCGAACGCCCTTTGTCGATTACAGCTTGGTTTTTGGCATGCGCGTTGGGGTTGCGACGGTCGAAGGTATCGTTGAAGGTTCCGCGGAGAGTTTCTCCTGCGCCCTGTTTCGAGTACAAGTCAGTGTACTGTTCTGAAGTTGCATGTAAATTGGGGTCGTTAAAGACTTACGTGAATACCGGCAGCGGCGGCTTTAAGGTTCGCCATGGTGCCTTGCTTCTGCAGATCATGACCAGAGTTATATGTACCGTTGGTGTTACCAGGCTGTAGACTAGAGGGGTGACCTGGGTGCTGCTGCCTTGGTAGCGGTGGCATGCCAGATTGTTGTTGCTGGTATGCTGGCAGTTGTGGAATGCTCGATCTCCGCggctgttgctgctgctgcccTGGAACTGGTGGAACAGGCGGCACATCCGAatgttggtgttgttgatCCGGATAGTATTGCTGTAGTGGCATGCCATTAGCAGGAACCTGTCGAGGAACCCCTTGAGGAGGTGCCCGAGCTGGATAGGAAAAGTTCGCACGCGTCGGACTACCAGGCGACACTGGAGTGACTGACTCCTCCATGGGATTTGGCCGCTGGACGCCTGGAGAAACAGAGTCCAGTTCTACTCTGTGTCGTATATTGTTTTTGGCTGGAATGGGCGGAGAGGAAGTTGCATCATTATGGGTATCTTGTGGAATTACAAGACCACTCTGTTGATGGCTGCTTGAAGGAATTGGAGGAGTCACATTGTGAGGTATGGCGGATTGGGCTGACAAACCCGGACCTTGGTGGTAATGGTTGTCAGGCTGAGGAGGTGCTGGTTGTGGTGGGCTAGGGCCTGAAGTATGTATACTTTGCGCAGAGCCATTGCCCCGATCGTTGGGCTGCTCTACTGTAGTGGAACCGCCTGGACCAGTTGTAGTGGTAGTCGTTGTCGTGGTTGTGGTCGTGACGGTAACAATGTTTCCAGTGCCAGCGTCACGGTACATTTCCCTTCCCACATTCTCATGGCTGGAGCGACTCTGAAGTGATTGTTGAGGCAGTGCGAGGCTCTCCTGGGTGTGTCCATTCGGTGATGGGGTATGCGTAGTAGGCAAGGGTGGTACGTGGTGGTTTGTGGGTGGATGAACATATTGCTCGCCAGACACTGGACGCGCTTGGTTAGAAAGGCTTGGGTCGGCACTGCTGCGCTCGCTACTAAAGTAAGCCGAATCAGCATCTCTGCGAGCCTTTTCTTTTTCCTTTTCTTTTGCGTCCTCGTTCTGACTGTGGTTTATGCCATCTTTTGACGCCTTCTCTTTCGAGGAGAAAGGGTTAGACATGCGCCATTTCGAACGCTTTTCCTTTTCGGCAGACGTCATATTCTCGGACGCAGACACAGCAGAGGTGGGTTGCGACGAGTTGACTGCTGGTTGACCACTGAGGCCCCCACTCATCTGTTCAAATTCCTGTCGCTCTCGACTCTTTCGCTTTTGAAGTTTTGCTGGTTGTCGAAAACCGCCATCCATTGCCAGCAATAACGTAACGCCGACTTGCAAATTGTGTGTAATAAGCAGGCGCGATCGGCAAAGAATTGTTCTAGAAGTCCAACAACGGCGTGGTGTTTCTAAGGTACCGAAAAAAGAAAAGGCTCGAGAGTCCCAAGCGTTATATGACCAGGTTCAAAGACGGGTGAACTGCTTCAGCGGAGAAGTGTTTGTATTGAGACCGAAGCTCGAAGCAAGGTCTCTCTGTCTGCTAGAGAAGCAATGATATCATACTACGGTTTTGTGGCGCAGGAGGGGGTGGCATCCAATCAGAGACAGCCATGGTGTGGCGATCAGATGGAGGACGGCTGAACGGCAAGGATGGTGATGCTCAATGATGATGGAGGGACCCCTGTCGCGAACAAGTTTTCGATTCGCGTTAACCCCCCTTGAAGTAGTGTGCGGCTGCCCTGTAGCCATTTGCGACAAAAGATGGTGAGATAGTAAGATATCAGGACGGCGTTTTGTTTTGTGTGCGAGATACGACGCTTCACGACAGGGTGTGTGAGGGCTGTGGGGCGTTCAAGTCGACAGTGTCGCCCGAGTCAGCCTCGACCCCGCTTAGCTCCAGGCAGCTGAAGACGTTGCTCACACGATGTGACACCACACCTGCCAAGTATCGCAATGCTCATTTATTTATCGTCGTACAAACACTTATCATCTGATTGATTTCGAAGCGCTGTCAACCTATACCCCTGAATATTTACTCTTCTCGAATCAACCCCTAGCTGCACCTTGTGTAGCCATGGCAGAGACAATAGGCCTGATTGCAAGTGTTCTACAACTGGCTGGTACAGGCCTGAAGCTTTCGCAGGCGCTGTATGAGTATGCGGATGCTGTGGCCTCTGCGGACCGTAGAATCAGGGATATCGCGAAGGAGGTCAGGCTCACAAGTTTCGTCATTGAAGAGCTGGGCAGTGTTTTCAGGCAAGATGACACGTCAAGCGTTATTTCAGACAAAGCAGTCCAGACAGCAAATGAGACCATGGAAGAATGCTCTGTCTTCTTTACAGAGATCGAAGTAACGCTGAACAAAAGCAAGAAGGGGAAATTCGGTCGTCTATTGTTGCCCTTCCGAGACAGCAAAATCGAATTACTGCGGAGCCACATTGACAAGCTCAAGAGTACGCTGCAGCTCTTGATGCAAGTGCTCACACATGCTTATCAAGTATGGGCGATGAAGATTGACCGCGAAGCTGAAGAAAAACAAAGGGAAGAGATTAGACAGTTGTtagagaacaagaagaaTTCTACGAAAAGATGGGAAGAGTCGCTGAGAAACTTAAGTATCAGCGATAGCAGCACTGCCGTCGATGAGGATGAGCGTTCAAttgacgaagaagatgggCCTACTTTCGGAATGGTTACGATTGGTTCAACCATGACACGTGAAACTCTTGTCCTCTGCGTAGACAGCGTTCGGACCCTACTGGAAGACATCAAGATTTTGGAGCAAGTTATCTCCAGTAATACCCCTGGAGATGACTGTTTAGAAGACCATCAGAGGGCTGTCGGGTCTTACTTCCGCGCTCGCTCTCAACTCGATTCCGTTCTGCTGGGCGGTAACTCGGACAGTCTCAGGAACAATAGCAATAAAAATGTGGAAGTAAGGCTTAGTTCCAGCTTATACGGTAGCACGAACTCGCTGCGAAAGGAGGGCGTCTCTCACAACATTCCACTTCAGCTGCCATCTCAGACCAGCACCCATACTACCCATTCCTCATCCAAACTTGTATACTATGGGCATCATAAACTTGGTGCAGCAGACTCGCATGTCGCGCAGGCAGGGAAATTGCATGACCAGCATCAGATCCGAAATTCGATTCCTAAATCACCACCCATGAATTTAGGTGGAGCAAAGCGGCGGAGGACACCCCAGGTAGCCCCACACAAGCCTGTCTCTCACAGCTTGCCTAGCTCTTCCTCTCATGGGAGTCCCCATAAGCGGCCATATATTCCGACATCGGCGATATATCCGCCAGAAAATTCCATGAATGCGCATACATCTCCTGGATATGCACCTACATCGCCTTCTCATGAGGCTACCGATGAACAAACATATATACCCATATCACCTACATGGGCGCCCACATCGCCTGGATATGCGCCTACATCACCACTGTTGAGCCCTGGTTATAGTCCAGCGTCACCTGCTTACAGCCCTACATCCCCTATGTCGCCTGGGTACAGCCCTACGTCAGATACGAACATGCCCGATAGAAATACAACCGAACCTAATATAGAGACAACCTCGCCATCAATCAGCAGCCATGCCCCGGCAACGGCGTCCACGATGCCAACTCCCGAGCATCCCAATCAAGAAGATAAACTCACAACCACACAAGAGACTACAGTCTCGATTATAAAGGGCGATGAAGTCCGTCACTTATCAGACGCCACGATCGAATACACGCTCATGGACGATGATCTTGGTCTTGATCTCGGTGACGATGTTGAAGTCGTGGATGTAGATACAAGCGGGGCTGCTACTgagaaagaaaagaagaacTCTGACAATACTAGGGGAGACGAGATTGACGAATTACTACGAGAATGGACAAAGGTACACATGTGATGAAAATTGGCAGGAACAAGAGAGAAAAGCAACCCACGTATATACACACAATCAATGAAACCTTACTCTTGTTTCTACCTGCCCATTGGT
This sequence is a window from Pyrenophora tritici-repentis strain M4 chromosome 4, whole genome shotgun sequence. Protein-coding genes within it:
- a CDS encoding FabG, Dehydrogenase with different specificities (related to short-chain alcohol dehydrogenase), with product MSSEKGQFEQGHQPDVQHQEVPGLQSKLDPLPKVDELPTPEGGAEKYKAAGKLNGKRAIITGGDSGIGRSIAVLFAMEGADSFIAYLPEEEKDAQDTKKMVEEKGQKCYTLAVDLKAKENCKKVIDEAVKQMGGIDILVNNHAYQMMINDIHDLSEDQWLHTFDTNIHPFFYLSKYALPHMKRGATIINNASINAYIGRPDLLDYTSTKGAIISFTRGLSNQYVGRGIRVNAVAPGPVWTPLIPATMNDDAIKQFTAPIGRPSQPSEIATCFVFLASNDSSSISGQTIHANGGTIVNG
- a CDS encoding DUF1421 multi-domain protein, encoding MDGGFRQPAKLQKRKSRERQEFEQMSGGLSGQPAVNSSQPTSAVSASENMTSAEKEKRSKWRMSNPFSSKEKASKDGINHSQNEDAKEKEKEKARRDADSAYFSSERSSADPSLSNQARPVSGEQYVHPPTNHHVPPLPTTHTPSPNGHTQESLALPQQSLQSRSSHENVGREMYRDAGTGNIVTPNDRGNGSAQSIHTSGPSPPQPAPPQPDNHYHQGPGLSAQSAIPHNVTPPIPSSSHQQSGLVIPQDTHNDATSSPPIPAKNNIRHRVELDSVSPGVQRPNPMEESVTPVSPGSPTRANFSYPARAPPQGVPRQVPANGMPLQQYYPDQQHQHSDVPPVPPVPGQQQQQPRRSSIPQLPAYQQQQSGMPPLPRQQHPGHPSSLQPGNTNGTYNSGHDLQKQGTMANLKAAAAGIHGAGETLRGTFNDTFDRRNPNAHAKNQAVIDKGRSEIEAARARQYANTQQAANQPPTIPQHTQGSTAGLPQGSSGSPGKTAYQGPPVSGSQIEGKSGGGKLSNIMKKMKEGPAAGKEGAVR
- a CDS encoding Herpes-BLLF1 multi-domain protein; translated protein: MAETIGLIASVLQLAGTGLKLSQALYEYADAVASADRRIRDIAKEVRLTSFVIEELGSVFRQDDTSSVISDKAVQTANETMEECSVFFTEIEVTLNKSKKGKFGRLLLPFRDSKIELLRSHIDKLKSTLQLLMQVLTHAYQVWAMKIDREAEEKQREEIRQLLENKKNSTKRWEESLRNLSISDSSTAVDEDERSIDEEDGPTFGMVTIGSTMTRETLVLCVDSVRTLLEDIKILEQVISSNTPGDDCLEDHQRAVGSYFRARSQLDSVLLGGNSDSLRNNSNKNVEVRLSSSLYGSTNSLRKEGVSHNIPLQLPSQTSTHTTHSSSKLVYYGHHKLGAADSHVAQAGKLHDQHQIRNSIPKSPPMNLGGAKRRRTPQVAPHKPVSHSLPSSSSHGSPHKRPYIPTSAIYPPENSMNAHTSPGYAPTSPSHEATDEQTYIPISPTWAPTSPGYAPTSPLLSPGYSPASPAYSPTSPMSPGYSPTSDTNMPDRNTTEPNIETTSPSISSHAPATASTMPTPEHPNQEDKLTTTQETTVSIIKGDEVRHLSDATIEYTLMDDDLGLDLGDDVEVVDVDTSGAATEKEKKNSDNTRGDEIDELLREWTKVHM